The following coding sequences lie in one Mycobacterium sp. DL440 genomic window:
- the lsr2 gene encoding histone-like nucleoid-structuring protein Lsr2 has translation MAKKVTVTLVDDFDGEATADETVEFGLDGVTYEIDLSSKNATKLRNDLKQWVEAGRRVGGRRRGRVAGPARGRGAIDREQSAAIREWARRNGHNVSTRGRIPADVIDAFHAAT, from the coding sequence ATGGCTAAGAAAGTGACCGTCACGTTGGTCGATGATTTCGACGGCGAAGCCACCGCCGACGAGACGGTCGAATTCGGCCTCGACGGTGTCACCTATGAGATCGACCTTTCCTCCAAGAATGCCACCAAGCTCCGTAACGACCTGAAGCAGTGGGTCGAGGCCGGACGCCGGGTCGGCGGACGTCGGCGCGGACGGGTGGCAGGTCCGGCCCGAGGCCGTGGCGCCATCGATCGCGAGCAGAGCGCGGCCATCCGCGAATGGGCCCGCCGCAACGGGCACAACGTGTCGACTCGCGGCCGCATCCCTGCTGACGTCATCGACGCTTTCCACGCAGCAACATAG
- the lysS gene encoding lysine--tRNA ligase — MSPADRDDASQSQADLPEQFRIRQAKRERLLAEGREPYPVTVPRTHSLAELRSAYPDLVADTQTGVMVGVSGRVVFARNSGKLCFATLQEGDGTQLQAMISLAQVGQESLDAWKADVDLGDIVFLHGEVISSKRGELSVLADSWQMAAKALRPLPIAHKEMSEEARVRQRYVDLIVRPEARSIARQRVAVVRAVRSALERRGFLEVETPMLQTLAGGAAARPFITHSNALDVDLYLRIAPELFLKRCIVGGFDRVFELNRNFRNEGVDSTHSPEFSMLETYQAYGDYNDSAVVTRELIQEVADEAIGTRQVPLPDGTIYDLDGQWDTLEMYPSLSEALGEEITPETSVDYLWAIADRLEVEIPRDRGYGHGKLVEELWEHTVGEKLWAPTFVRDFPVETSPLTRAHRSIPGVTEKWDLYIRRFELATGYSELVDPVIQRERFEAQARAAAAGDDEAMVLDDDFLAALEYAMPPTTGTGMGVDRLLMALTGLSIRDTVLFPIVRRHGN; from the coding sequence GTGAGCCCAGCCGATCGCGACGACGCGTCCCAGTCCCAGGCCGACCTTCCCGAGCAGTTCCGGATTCGTCAGGCCAAGCGGGAGCGGCTGCTGGCCGAGGGCCGCGAACCCTATCCGGTGACCGTCCCGCGTACGCATTCGCTGGCTGAACTGCGCAGCGCCTATCCGGACCTGGTCGCCGACACCCAGACCGGCGTGATGGTCGGTGTCTCGGGGCGGGTGGTGTTCGCCCGCAATTCGGGCAAGTTGTGCTTCGCGACGCTGCAGGAGGGCGATGGCACGCAGTTGCAGGCGATGATCAGCCTGGCCCAGGTGGGGCAGGAGTCGCTCGATGCGTGGAAGGCCGATGTGGACCTCGGCGACATCGTGTTTCTTCACGGCGAGGTGATCAGCTCCAAGCGCGGCGAACTTTCCGTGCTGGCCGATTCGTGGCAGATGGCGGCCAAGGCTCTGCGCCCGCTGCCCATTGCTCACAAAGAAATGAGCGAAGAAGCGCGGGTGCGTCAGCGCTACGTGGATCTCATCGTGCGTCCGGAGGCGCGCAGTATTGCGCGTCAGCGGGTAGCGGTGGTGCGGGCGGTGCGTTCGGCACTGGAACGCCGGGGCTTCCTCGAGGTCGAGACACCTATGCTGCAGACGCTGGCCGGTGGAGCGGCAGCCCGGCCGTTCATTACCCACTCGAATGCGCTCGATGTGGATTTGTACCTGCGGATCGCGCCGGAACTGTTCCTCAAGCGCTGCATCGTCGGCGGTTTTGACCGGGTTTTCGAGTTGAATCGGAACTTTCGCAACGAAGGCGTTGATTCTACGCACTCGCCGGAATTCTCGATGCTGGAGACATATCAGGCCTACGGCGACTACAACGATTCTGCGGTAGTTACCCGCGAACTTATTCAAGAGGTTGCCGACGAGGCAATCGGCACCCGGCAAGTGCCATTGCCCGATGGCACTATCTACGATCTCGACGGGCAATGGGACACGTTGGAAATGTATCCTTCGTTGTCTGAGGCTCTGGGTGAGGAGATCACGCCGGAGACATCAGTGGACTACTTGTGGGCTATTGCCGATCGGCTCGAGGTGGAGATTCCGCGTGACCGTGGTTACGGGCACGGAAAATTGGTCGAGGAACTCTGGGAACACACTGTCGGCGAGAAGTTGTGGGCGCCTACGTTCGTCCGCGACTTCCCGGTCGAGACCTCGCCGCTGACCCGCGCTCACCGCAGCATCCCCGGGGTGACCGAGAAATGGGACCTCTACATACGGCGTTTCGAGCTCGCCACCGGATATTCCGAACTCGTCGATCCGGTAATCCAACGGGAACGATTCGAGGCCCAGGCCCGTGCGGCGGCCGCCGGCGATGACGAAGCAATGGTTCTCGACGACGATTTCCTTGCCGCATTGGAGTATGCGATGCCGCCGACCACCGGAACCGGAATGGGTGTCGATCGCTTGTTGATGGCGTTGACAGGGTTGTCTATTAGAGACACGGTTTTGTTCCCGATTGTTCGCCGTCACGGTAACTGA
- a CDS encoding type III pantothenate kinase yields the protein MLLAIDVRNTHTIVGLISGSGDHAKVVQQWRIRTESEVTADELALTLDGLIGDDSERLTGAAGLSTVPSVLHEVRLMLEQYWPTVPHVLIEPGVRTGIPLLVDNPKEVGADRIVNCLAAYHKYGTAAIIVDFGSSICVDVVSAKGEFLGGAIAPGVQVSSDAAAARSAALRRVELTRPRSVVGKNTVECMQAGAVFGFAGLVDGLVHRIRADVDGFAGDDVAVVATGYTAPLVLPDLRTVEHYDPHLTLDGLRLVFERNRDSQRGRLKPAK from the coding sequence ATGCTGCTCGCCATCGACGTCCGCAACACCCACACCATCGTCGGGCTGATCTCCGGTTCAGGGGATCACGCGAAAGTGGTGCAGCAGTGGCGGATCCGGACCGAATCCGAGGTGACTGCAGATGAATTGGCGCTCACCCTCGACGGCCTGATCGGAGATGACTCCGAGCGTCTGACCGGGGCCGCCGGGCTGTCCACGGTACCCTCGGTGCTGCATGAGGTGCGCCTCATGCTCGAGCAGTACTGGCCGACGGTGCCGCATGTGCTGATTGAACCCGGTGTGCGTACCGGTATCCCGCTGCTGGTCGACAACCCCAAGGAAGTCGGCGCGGACCGGATCGTGAATTGCCTTGCCGCCTATCACAAATACGGCACTGCGGCGATCATCGTCGATTTCGGCTCGTCGATCTGTGTCGATGTGGTGTCGGCAAAGGGGGAGTTCCTGGGTGGGGCGATCGCACCCGGTGTGCAGGTGTCCTCGGATGCCGCCGCGGCCCGCTCGGCTGCCCTGCGCCGGGTCGAGCTGACCCGTCCGCGTTCGGTGGTCGGCAAGAACACCGTCGAGTGCATGCAGGCCGGAGCGGTTTTCGGGTTCGCCGGGCTGGTCGACGGGCTGGTCCACCGGATCCGCGCGGATGTCGACGGATTCGCCGGCGACGATGTCGCGGTCGTGGCGACCGGCTACACCGCGCCGCTGGTGTTGCCGGACCTGCGCACGGTCGAGCACTACGACCCGCACCTGACCCTTGACGGCCTGCGGTTGGTGTTCGAGCGGAACCGTGACAGCCAGCGCGGCCGGCTCAAGCCCGCCAAATAG
- the panD gene encoding aspartate 1-decarboxylase: protein MQRTMLKSKIHRATVTQADLHYVGSVTIDADLMEAADLLEGEQVTIVDIDNGARLVTYAITGESGTGVIGINGAAAHLIHPGDLVILIAYGVMEDAEARAYQPRIVFVDADNKQIDLGEHSHDPAYVPEDASELMSPR from the coding sequence ATGCAGCGCACCATGCTGAAATCGAAGATTCACCGTGCCACGGTGACGCAGGCCGACCTGCACTACGTGGGCTCGGTGACCATTGACGCCGACCTGATGGAAGCGGCCGACCTGCTCGAGGGTGAGCAGGTGACGATCGTCGACATCGACAACGGTGCCCGCCTGGTGACGTACGCCATCACCGGCGAGAGCGGCACCGGGGTGATCGGGATCAACGGCGCCGCAGCGCATCTCATCCACCCGGGCGATCTGGTCATCCTGATCGCCTACGGGGTGATGGAGGATGCCGAGGCCCGTGCCTACCAGCCGCGGATCGTGTTCGTAGATGCCGACAACAAGCAGATCGATCTCGGCGAGCACAGCCATGACCCGGCCTACGTCCCCGAGGACGCGTCCGAACTGATGTCACCGCGCTGA
- the panC gene encoding pantoate--beta-alanine ligase gives MTPSNTPKFVAGELNVYSAPADVAAVARALRTSGRRVTLVPTMGALHEGHLTLIRAAKRVPGAVVVVSIFVNPLQFAPGEDLDAYPRTLDEDLAALRAEGVEIAFTPTGSDMYPNGPRTSVQPGTAGDELEGASRRGHFAGVLTVVLKLLQIVRPDRAFFGEKDYQQLALIRQMVTDLNVDVQIVGVPIVRESDGLAMSSRNRYLDADEREQAGALSAALLAGKYAAAGGASATVDAARAVLDEVPAIDVDYLEVRDPMLGPAPSEGQARLLVAARLGRTRLLDNISVDIGASAGIDGHPRVGDSDNHELPWRN, from the coding sequence ATGACCCCCAGCAACACGCCCAAGTTCGTCGCCGGCGAGCTGAACGTCTACTCGGCACCCGCCGATGTCGCAGCGGTCGCCCGGGCCCTGCGCACCAGTGGCCGCCGGGTCACCCTCGTGCCCACCATGGGTGCACTGCACGAAGGACACCTGACCCTGATCCGGGCGGCCAAGCGGGTTCCGGGCGCGGTCGTCGTGGTGTCGATCTTCGTCAACCCGTTGCAGTTCGCGCCGGGCGAAGACCTCGACGCCTACCCGCGGACCCTCGATGAGGACCTGGCCGCGCTGCGTGCGGAGGGCGTCGAGATCGCTTTCACCCCAACCGGTTCGGACATGTACCCCAACGGACCCCGTACCAGTGTGCAGCCCGGGACAGCCGGCGATGAACTGGAAGGCGCGTCGCGCCGGGGCCACTTCGCCGGTGTGCTCACCGTCGTGCTCAAGCTACTCCAGATCGTCCGGCCCGACCGGGCCTTCTTCGGCGAAAAGGACTATCAGCAACTGGCATTGATCCGGCAGATGGTCACCGACCTCAATGTCGACGTACAGATCGTGGGGGTGCCCATCGTCCGGGAATCCGACGGACTGGCGATGTCGTCGCGCAATCGCTACCTCGATGCCGACGAGCGTGAACAGGCCGGCGCGTTGTCGGCGGCCCTGCTGGCAGGGAAGTACGCGGCGGCGGGCGGGGCGTCGGCGACCGTCGACGCGGCCCGGGCGGTGCTCGACGAGGTGCCCGCCATCGACGTCGACTACCTGGAGGTGCGCGACCCGATGTTGGGTCCCGCGCCGAGCGAAGGTCAGGCCCGGTTGCTGGTGGCCGCTCGGCTGGGCCGGACCCGGCTGCTGGACAACATATCGGTCGATATCGGAGCGTCGGCGGGAATCGACGGACACCCCCGCGTCGGTGACAGCGACAATCACGAATTGCCCTGGAGGAACTGA
- a CDS encoding Rossmann-like and DUF2520 domain-containing protein yields the protein MQQPPANGWSPPEGLRPARLSVGIISAGRVGTALGYALERVEHVVVACSAISEASRLRAQRRLPETSVLPVPEVAERAELLLLAVPDAELTSLVSGLAATGAVRPGTIVVHTSGANGVAVLAPLTEQGCIPLAIHPAMTFTGSDEDISRLADTCFGVTAADEVGYAIGQSLVLEIGGEPFRVPEYARTQYHAALAHAGNHLVTLVLDAVDILRASLRGQELLGQELVGDAPGGLPERVVGPLAQAALENALQRGQAALTGPVARGDAAAVTAHLNALRALDPQLAQAYRVDSLRTAQRAHAPAGVLAALRETSPEAGPKNRPETSHG from the coding sequence ATGCAGCAGCCCCCTGCAAACGGGTGGTCCCCTCCTGAGGGATTGCGTCCGGCCAGGCTCAGCGTCGGCATCATCTCCGCCGGCCGGGTAGGCACTGCGCTGGGCTATGCCCTGGAACGTGTCGAACACGTGGTGGTGGCGTGCAGCGCGATATCCGAGGCGTCGCGGCTGCGGGCGCAGCGTCGGCTGCCCGAAACCTCCGTCCTTCCCGTTCCCGAGGTGGCGGAGCGGGCCGAACTCTTGCTGTTGGCGGTCCCCGACGCTGAGCTGACATCTCTGGTGTCGGGTCTGGCCGCCACCGGTGCGGTGCGGCCCGGCACGATCGTGGTGCACACCTCCGGTGCCAACGGGGTCGCGGTGCTGGCCCCGCTGACCGAGCAGGGGTGCATTCCGCTGGCGATCCATCCGGCGATGACATTCACCGGCTCGGACGAGGACATCTCGCGGCTGGCCGATACGTGTTTCGGTGTCACCGCGGCCGACGAAGTCGGTTATGCGATCGGTCAGTCGCTGGTGCTCGAGATCGGCGGCGAGCCGTTCCGGGTGCCCGAATACGCCAGAACGCAATACCACGCGGCGCTGGCGCATGCCGGCAACCACCTGGTCACCCTGGTGCTCGATGCGGTCGACATCTTGCGTGCCTCGCTTCGCGGCCAGGAACTGCTCGGCCAGGAACTCGTCGGCGATGCGCCCGGCGGTCTGCCGGAACGTGTGGTGGGCCCGCTGGCCCAGGCCGCGCTGGAGAACGCGCTGCAACGCGGTCAGGCCGCGTTGACCGGGCCGGTTGCGCGCGGTGACGCCGCCGCGGTTACCGCGCATCTGAATGCGCTAAGGGCATTGGATCCTCAACTGGCCCAGGCATATCGGGTCGACTCACTGCGCACCGCCCAACGTGCTCACGCGCCTGCGGGGGTGCTCGCAGCTCTCCGGGAGACGAGCCCAGAAGCAGGTCCCAAAAACCGCCCTGAAACGAGTCACGGATGA
- a CDS encoding DUF6779 domain-containing protein: MTVLPRGGRPRRGGRRPGWLLLTVLLVLAILASSALVFTDRVELLKLAVILALWAAVVAAFVSVIYRRQSDLDQAKARDLKFVYDLQLDREISARREYELTVETQLRRELASELRAQAADEVAALRSELAALRANLEILFDTDLVHRPAIETDKSAVRTAGRVTASRLDVPPVEVTDIRMSRTQESPIIDVPAEPHPPENDWVTSGGVHRLPSRPVPAGEQPRRRRRPEPPRQQETPRQPEPKASPRPGPQPAARPESQPQPRPEPQPVFGPEPQPVSGPRPEPQPQPRPEPPPAARRQPEPPSTWAPPPPPPAMPPMQPSPTIEAPEPEPPSTSAPAAEPAATGWEPAPAEGQWIPAGVPGSNWATPVAQNGAANEYVGRRRAQESTPTAAPAPKPEPAPAAEPALEPAPTPAPAMSPGQAPEPPRGRHSAAGEVSDAGLPAPAQPSPALATESSQPPEPPRRASRHRTDDEPEPPNGHHADGQSVNELLARFQTGPAEGGRRRRRKE, translated from the coding sequence ATGACCGTTCTGCCCCGCGGTGGTCGGCCACGGCGCGGCGGCCGAAGGCCAGGCTGGCTGCTCTTAACGGTATTGCTGGTGCTCGCCATTCTGGCCAGTTCCGCATTGGTGTTCACCGATCGTGTCGAGTTGCTGAAACTCGCTGTCATCCTGGCCCTGTGGGCCGCCGTGGTGGCGGCCTTCGTCTCCGTGATCTATCGGCGCCAGAGTGACCTGGACCAGGCCAAGGCCCGCGATCTGAAGTTCGTCTACGACCTGCAGCTGGATCGCGAGATCTCGGCGCGGCGGGAGTACGAGCTGACCGTCGAAACCCAGTTGCGCCGCGAGCTGGCCTCGGAGCTGCGCGCCCAGGCCGCCGACGAGGTTGCCGCGCTGCGCTCCGAGCTGGCCGCATTGCGGGCGAATCTGGAGATCCTGTTCGACACGGACCTGGTACACCGCCCAGCCATCGAGACCGACAAGAGCGCGGTGCGTACCGCCGGCCGGGTCACCGCCAGCCGTCTGGACGTGCCGCCCGTCGAGGTCACGGACATCCGCATGTCGCGTACCCAGGAAAGCCCGATCATCGATGTCCCGGCGGAGCCGCATCCGCCGGAGAACGACTGGGTGACGTCCGGTGGCGTGCACCGGCTGCCCTCGCGGCCAGTGCCCGCCGGAGAGCAGCCGCGTCGTCGCCGGCGCCCGGAGCCGCCGCGCCAGCAAGAAACCCCGCGCCAGCCGGAGCCCAAGGCATCGCCGCGGCCCGGGCCGCAACCGGCTGCCCGGCCTGAGTCCCAACCGCAGCCCCGGCCCGAGCCGCAACCGGTGTTCGGGCCTGAGCCGCAACCGGTATCCGGGCCTCGGCCTGAGCCCCAACCGCAGCCCCGGCCCGAGCCGCCACCGGCCGCCCGCCGGCAGCCCGAGCCTCCGTCGACCTGGGCGCCGCCCCCGCCGCCACCGGCCATGCCGCCGATGCAGCCGTCACCCACCATCGAAGCCCCGGAACCCGAGCCCCCGAGCACGTCGGCGCCCGCCGCTGAACCCGCGGCGACGGGTTGGGAACCGGCACCCGCCGAGGGACAGTGGATTCCCGCAGGCGTACCGGGCAGCAACTGGGCTACACCGGTAGCCCAGAACGGCGCCGCAAACGAGTACGTCGGCCGGCGCCGCGCCCAAGAATCGACACCCACCGCAGCTCCGGCGCCCAAGCCCGAACCAGCTCCGGCAGCTGAGCCGGCACTTGAGCCCGCGCCGACTCCGGCGCCCGCGATGTCACCAGGTCAGGCTCCCGAGCCGCCGCGTGGTCGTCACTCCGCCGCGGGTGAGGTTTCCGACGCCGGCCTGCCCGCACCGGCACAGCCGTCCCCGGCGTTGGCCACCGAGTCCTCGCAACCACCCGAGCCGCCGCGACGGGCATCGCGGCACCGCACCGACGACGAGCCCGAGCCGCCGAACGGGCACCATGCCGATGGGCAGTCGGTGAACGAGCTGCTGGCACGGTTTCAGACGGGTCCCGCCGAAGGCGGGCGTCGCAGGCGCCGCAAGGAGTGA
- a CDS encoding DUF3180 domain-containing protein: MGPTRKRDLAGAVVVVAIVGYLLVGGLYRWFPPLTIWTGLSLLAVAIAEAGWAFYVRAKINDGQIGVGGGRLHPLTVARSVVIAKASAWVGAIAAGWWIGVLVYLLPRRGDLRVAGEDTPGAVVAAISALALIVAAVWLQHCCKSPEEPPDNGDTATE, translated from the coding sequence ATGGGCCCGACGCGCAAACGCGACCTGGCCGGCGCGGTGGTCGTCGTCGCCATCGTCGGCTACCTGCTGGTCGGTGGCCTCTACCGGTGGTTCCCGCCGCTCACCATCTGGACCGGACTCTCACTGCTGGCGGTTGCGATCGCCGAGGCGGGCTGGGCGTTCTATGTACGGGCCAAGATCAACGACGGTCAGATCGGGGTCGGTGGGGGCCGCCTGCACCCACTCACGGTGGCCCGGTCGGTCGTCATCGCCAAGGCCTCGGCCTGGGTCGGCGCCATCGCCGCGGGCTGGTGGATCGGGGTGCTGGTGTACCTGTTGCCCCGGCGCGGCGACCTGAGGGTCGCCGGCGAGGACACTCCCGGCGCGGTGGTGGCTGCGATCAGTGCCCTGGCGCTGATCGTCGCGGCGGTGTGGCTACAGCATTGCTGCAAGTCTCCCGAGGAACCGCCGGACAACGGAGATACTGCGACCGAGTGA
- the folK gene encoding 2-amino-4-hydroxy-6-hydroxymethyldihydropteridine diphosphokinase — protein sequence MTSTVLSIGSNLGDRLARLQSVVDGFGSAVRAVSPVFETDAWGGVEQAPFLNAVLLADDPGLDGHGWLRRGQELETAADRVREQRWGPRTLDVDLVTCHDGDVEVQSRDDDLTLPHPLAHLRAFVLIPWLAVDPDATLTVIGRTRRVAHLLEEIDPAERAGVRRTDLALDFRTEPVAD from the coding sequence GTGACATCGACCGTTCTGTCGATCGGGTCCAATCTCGGCGACCGGCTGGCCCGGTTGCAGTCGGTGGTCGACGGCTTCGGGAGTGCGGTCCGCGCGGTGTCGCCGGTGTTCGAGACCGACGCCTGGGGCGGAGTCGAGCAGGCGCCGTTCCTGAACGCGGTACTGCTCGCCGACGATCCGGGCCTCGACGGACACGGCTGGCTGCGACGCGGCCAGGAGTTGGAAACGGCCGCGGACCGGGTCCGGGAGCAGAGGTGGGGCCCGCGCACCCTCGACGTCGACCTGGTCACCTGCCATGACGGTGACGTCGAGGTGCAGTCCCGCGATGACGACCTGACGTTGCCGCACCCGCTGGCTCATCTGCGCGCGTTCGTGCTGATCCCGTGGTTGGCGGTGGATCCGGATGCCACGCTGACCGTCATCGGCCGCACCCGGCGGGTCGCGCACCTGCTGGAGGAGATCGACCCGGCCGAACGAGCCGGGGTCAGGCGCACCGATCTGGCGCTGGACTTCCGCACCGAACCGGTGGCCGACTGA
- the folB gene encoding dihydroneopterin aldolase, which translates to MADRIELRGLRVRGNHGVFDHERRDGQDFVIDITAWVDLRRAAATDDLADTLDYGALAQRAADIVAGPPRNLIETVSAEIADAIMADERLHAVEVVVHKPSAPIPLTFDDVAVVARRSRRGNST; encoded by the coding sequence TTGGCTGATCGAATTGAATTGCGCGGCTTACGGGTTCGTGGCAATCACGGTGTGTTCGACCATGAGCGCCGCGACGGGCAGGACTTCGTCATCGACATCACGGCATGGGTGGACCTGCGCCGGGCGGCAGCCACCGACGATCTCGCCGACACACTCGACTACGGCGCACTGGCCCAGCGGGCAGCAGATATCGTCGCGGGCCCGCCGCGGAACTTGATCGAGACGGTCTCGGCCGAGATCGCCGACGCCATCATGGCCGACGAGCGTCTGCATGCGGTCGAGGTCGTCGTGCACAAGCCGAGCGCCCCGATTCCGCTGACCTTCGACGATGTCGCGGTGGTGGCCCGGCGATCGAGGCGGGGGAACTCCACGTGA
- the folP gene encoding dihydropteroate synthase has translation MVPRGTRVQVMGVVNVTDDSFSDGGKFIDRDRAVEQGLALAAAGAAIIDVGGESTRPGAVRVDPAVEAARVAPVIEALASQGVTVSIDTMHADVAKVALESGAQIVNDVSGGLADPNMAPLLAEAKVPWILMHWRSVGTERPHRAPGYGDVVAEVRAELLTAVDAAVAAGVAPERLIIDPGLGFAKTAQDNWALLHALPEFIATGIPVLVGASRKRFLGALLAGPDGTPRPPDGRETATAVISMLAAQRGAWGVRVHDVVASVDALAVLEAWESGGQIG, from the coding sequence ATGGTCCCTCGCGGAACGCGCGTGCAGGTCATGGGGGTGGTGAATGTCACCGACGATTCCTTCTCCGACGGCGGCAAGTTCATCGACCGCGACCGCGCCGTCGAACAGGGGCTGGCGCTGGCCGCTGCCGGGGCCGCGATCATCGACGTCGGCGGGGAATCGACCCGGCCCGGTGCGGTGCGCGTCGACCCTGCGGTGGAGGCGGCCCGGGTCGCTCCGGTCATCGAAGCGCTTGCCTCCCAAGGCGTCACGGTCAGCATCGACACCATGCACGCCGATGTGGCGAAGGTGGCCCTGGAAAGTGGCGCGCAGATCGTCAACGACGTGTCCGGCGGCCTGGCGGACCCCAACATGGCGCCGCTGCTCGCCGAGGCGAAAGTGCCGTGGATCCTGATGCACTGGCGTTCGGTCGGCACCGAGCGGCCGCACCGCGCTCCGGGTTACGGCGATGTGGTGGCCGAGGTTCGGGCCGAACTGCTGACCGCGGTCGACGCCGCGGTCGCTGCGGGCGTTGCCCCGGAGCGGCTGATCATCGACCCGGGTCTGGGATTCGCCAAGACCGCGCAGGACAATTGGGCCCTGCTGCACGCGCTGCCCGAATTCATCGCGACCGGGATCCCCGTGTTGGTCGGTGCGTCACGCAAGCGTTTCCTCGGTGCCTTGCTGGCCGGGCCCGACGGGACCCCGCGCCCACCGGACGGCCGTGAGACCGCCACCGCGGTGATCTCGATGCTCGCGGCCCAGCGCGGGGCCTGGGGAGTTCGGGTGCACGATGTGGTGGCCTCCGTCGACGCGCTCGCCGTACTGGAAGCCTGGGAATCTGGAGGTCAGATTGGCTGA
- the folE gene encoding GTP cyclohydrolase I FolE has protein sequence MAQSLREHHNNTDTATRVFDQPRAEAAVRELLIAIGEDPDRQGLLDTPARVARAYKELMAGLYTDPDAVLNTTFDEEHDELVLVKSIPLYSTCEHHLVSFHGVAHVGYIPGVDGRVTGLSKIARLVDLYSKRPQVQERLTAQIADAMMRKLDPRGAIVVIEAEHLCMAMRGVRKPGAVTTTSAVRGQFKTDKASRAEALELILRK, from the coding sequence ATGGCGCAGTCGCTGCGCGAGCATCACAACAACACCGATACGGCCACGCGGGTGTTCGACCAACCGCGCGCCGAGGCGGCCGTGCGTGAGCTGCTGATCGCCATCGGTGAGGACCCCGACCGTCAGGGTCTGCTGGATACCCCGGCCCGCGTGGCGCGTGCGTACAAGGAACTGATGGCCGGTCTCTACACCGACCCGGACGCGGTGCTCAACACCACCTTCGACGAGGAACACGACGAGCTCGTCTTGGTCAAGTCGATCCCGTTGTACTCCACCTGTGAGCATCACCTGGTGTCGTTCCACGGGGTGGCCCACGTCGGATACATCCCCGGGGTGGACGGCCGGGTGACCGGTCTGTCGAAGATCGCCCGGCTGGTCGACCTGTACTCCAAGCGTCCGCAGGTGCAGGAACGCCTGACGGCGCAGATCGCCGACGCGATGATGCGCAAGCTCGATCCGCGCGGAGCCATCGTGGTGATCGAGGCCGAGCACCTGTGCATGGCCATGCGCGGCGTCCGCAAGCCGGGCGCGGTCACCACCACCTCCGCGGTGCGGGGACAGTTCAAGACCGACAAGGCTTCTCGGGCCGAGGCGCTGGAACTGATCCTGCGGAAGTGA